From the Melanotaenia boesemani isolate fMelBoe1 chromosome 9, fMelBoe1.pri, whole genome shotgun sequence genome, the window gagaaaaaaaaaaaaaagccaagaccgattaatgacgtaatgtttacATAGTTTAGTGATCACAAATCTACCCGgggacttttattttaaaatttactgGATGCTCTACACTAGGGGTTGGCAACTACATTTGGCCTTGGGCCAAATTTATTCTGACCAACTGAATGGCGAGCCAAATTATATATACAGTgggcaaaaaagtatttagtcaGCCACTAATTGTGCAAGTTCtcccacttaaaaagatgagagaggCCTATAATTTTAATTATAGGTATACCCCAACTATGagagacaaaatgagaaaaaaaatccagaaaatcacTGATTTTTAATGAATACATTGGTAAATGTGGTGGTGGTAAGcgcggtggtgtggtggttagcaccgcagcctcacagcaagaaggtcgctggttcgaatctcggctggggggaggttcgaaccttggggcctttctgtgtggagtttgcatgttctccccgtgtatgcgtgggttctctccgggttctccggcttcctcccaccgtccaaagacatgcaggttaattggacactctaaattctccctaggaatgagtgtgtgtgtgtgcatggttgtttgtctctatctgtgttggccctgcgacagactggtgacctgtccagggtgtaccctgcctctcacctgttaaaatgctgggataggctccagctcacccgcgacccgaaatggaataagcggtcaagataatggatggatggatggatggacattgGTAAATAAGTATTTGGccaagatttctggctctcACAGACCTGTAACTTCTTTAAGAGGCTCTTCTGTCCTCCACTCATTACCTGTATTAATGGCACCTGTTTGAACTCGTTATCACTCGTTATTATAAAAGACACCTGTCCACAACCTCAAACAGTCAGACTCCAAACGCCACTATGGCCAAGACCAAAGAGCTGTCAAAGGACACCAGAAACACAATTGCAGACCTGCACCAGGCTGAGAAGACTGAATCTGCAATAGGTAAGCAGCTTAGTGTGAAGAAATCAACTAAACACgtgtgagatgttatttgtgtaatgtgtgtgttccatacaaaattgttttttactttcttaaTTTAACATTGTGTGAGCTCTAGTGTCCATTCTTAAAGGGGCCATGgtgttcttttaacacagcgcTGTAAACACAATGTTTGTGCTCAGTGACACATAACTCTTACactactttctttttcttttcaatcaaTAATCTAGCAAGCCAGATATTATTGGCGGTGGGCCAATTTTGGCTTGCGGGCCACCAGTTGCCGACCACTGCTTTACGCTGTTCAATGTCTGATTTGCCGTTTAGTCCTATCagaactgctgagcttgatgcCTTCTGGAAGCGTgctccatcaaaaatagacCCAACAGTATGTTTAGCAGAGGGCCACGACAAGACGCTTCGGGGACGCTTCTGACAAGCGTTGCACATACCCGGTGTGAGCCGTGGACTAAAATGGCTACGATTAGCTCCAGAGGCCGCGGTGCACATAGACCCGGTGGCAATTGGCCTTTAGACAGAAAAGGGGAGGAACTTTAAAAgacttataaaaaaataaataaataaaatgtaatatggCATGGCTGGAAGAATGCCAGTAAATGTCTCTAAACTACATCCTGCTGACAAATTCACAGCATTGAGATGACTTCCAAACAACCTTCAACATATTACGCTACCTAAAAGCCAAAAATAACATCATActttatgaaaataattaaaaggctCTCTTCTGTGAcaaggttttcttcttctgactAATAATGAACAGAGTAACATTCAGTTGCATGTTGCCCAGCTTGTGACCAGTTCCTGACTCAACTGGTCCTGTTTACTGAAGACAATCCAGTTTTTTATAGGCGTGTTTGGTGGCTGCACACAGATTGTATAAAAttagatatttaaattttgaatttatttcaaacacaaacactgcatGAGGCCGACGATGACCTCAGAAATAACTGCATCAGTCATACGCTCCTGTCACTAGTCTATAGGTTTCTTGCAGTTTTCTTTGGCTAGTCTCAGTCTGGACAGGATGTGTTTTTTGGGGAATTTAAGAGTAGTACACCCAAACTGGCTCACTCCTCCCGTATCTCCAGGGAGTTTTTCTCGTCTCTGGACCCAACTGCGCCAACCAGGTTTCCAACAGTACACGCTGTCATAGAACCGCGAGCCGTTTTCTCCACCCAACACGTAAATCCTCCGTTTCCACCTGGCCACACCCCCTGCTGCAATCCGCCGAGGCAATCCGGGGAAAACAACAGGACTTGGGGCACGGTCGCTCCCGCCACCTGCTCCCCCCCGCTGGTCTGCGCTGACCATCACTCCTCCCCCCGTGACCTCCCTTTCTACCCCAGACCCCCTGCCCTCTCTAAAAAACAGCACGCGGCCTGTAGCGTCCAAAGTCTCCAGGTTGGTGTAGTTTCCATCCAGGAACTTGGTGGTATCCCTCATGTATCCCCCAATGGCGCAGACTCCTCCTCGAACTGCCACGCCTCCAGCGAGGCAGGTGGCACCAGAGTCCAGCGCTACTCGAGTCCAGCAGTCTGTCATGGTATGATAAATAAGCACACCTGAGTGAACCACAGCCCGGTTCTGTTCGAGCGTGGTTCCACCCAGCAGGTAAAGTCGTCCTCGCAGTGCTGCACAGGCAAAGGCACGCAGTGGGAATGGTAACCGAGGCCCGGGCCCCCACTGAAGTGTAGAGAGCTCCAGGATCTCACTGGAGTCCAGTAGAGCTGAGCGGTTGCAGCCACCCAAGGCATAGAGCGACTCCCCACAACCCAGCAGACCTAGCATAGCACGCGGCTGGACCATGGCAGGTCGTGCTATCCACCTGTCTGACACGGCATCATACTCGTGCACTGCTGCAGACACAGAGCCTGTTCGCAGGATCCCGCCTGCTATGAACAGCCTGTCACCCACAGCTGTGCAGCCAGGGCTGACGAGTGACCCAAGTGCAGCCAACTTCTCCCACTTTCCAGTCCGAGGATCAAAGCAGTCCACTGTGTAGTCTCTTGAAGCTAAATTATCATCTTCCCGAGGCGTTAGGTCCACACAGACAATCTTTTTCTCAAACATGCCCTCCCGTGGTCTCAAAGGCCCCCCAAGGCcctctccagctgcagcaggccCCAGCTCCTGGCTCAGTCTTCGGCTCTCTTCCTGAGACAGCAGTCCAGGACGCAGGTGATGAAGGAGTGCCGGCATATGGGAGTAGCGATCCAAAGGCTGGTGTTCCGCCCAACGCCGTGCTGCGTCGTACACCTCCGCCTCAGAGTCCACGCCCAGGCGGTCGGAGCTCAGGAGGCTGCCTAAAGTACCGTGGTCGAGCAGGAGGAAGTCTTTCTGTCGGGCCACCCGGGGAAAGTGCTGGGCCACTAGCCGAAGGGAGGCCCGCAGCAAAAGCTGGTCATGATGAGAGCGAGCCAAAGAATACATCCCCAGACAGTTATCCACTGAGAGGTGCTCAAACAGAAACCTGAAAGGATtagataaatggaaaaaaggaaTCAAAACAAGAGAGTTTAACATACACATGTGTTAATGACGCCATTTTTAAGCCTGTAAATTCTACCTGGAGCACAAGTCTTGAAGGGGCAAGACCTGAAGCCGATTGGCAGCCACAAACAGGTCCTCAGCGGTGTCCAGAGACAGTCCTGCCTCTCCAGTATACACAAACTGGATAACAGTTTCCATGACAGACGGCGTCACCTCCTCCAGTCGGATCTCGGTGAGGCGGGACTCAACCAGAGGGCTGGTGAACATGGCCCGGAAATATGGACTCACAGCCGCCAAAAGGACTCTGACAGGAGGGTGACAGCggggaggagaaagaaaatactTGTTTTCAGAGCTTTCAGAGCTAGTTTTAATCTGATCACAGAAAGTAGCttgataaatacatttaataataactttaaaatagTTGGTTGAAGACACCTGCCTAGtagctactgtacaagcctgtggggacAGTCTTTGATCTGGTGTTGCTGCATTTGCTCAGGTCAAGGttcagcatcattatgtgtccAGAGAAGTCATTTTCGCACATGGATTAGCCACCATAAAGTCCAGACCTTAACTCCATTGAGAACCTTTACGATGTGCTGGCGAAGACTTTGCACAGTGCTTTGATTCCCCCATCATCACTACAAGATCTTGGTAAATCATTAACGCAACTaggaaataaatgttgtgacACTGTACGATGGCACAGCAAGCGCttgctgtaatcaaagctaaaggcggtTGGATGAAATATAAGCGTATGTGCCTTTCCTTTTGGACGGGTAGACATGGCTGTAGGTACCTTTGATGACACCAAAGTCTGGGCCTCGGTTATTTTTCCACTATGTatgtaataaaatgtataaGATAAATGCTTTTGAGCTACGTGGTTATCTGAGAAGGCCAGTTAGCAGTGATGTGTGGACTGATGATTCCTTCCATACCAACTGTTTATATTCTAATATAAACTAAACTATTTATATCTTAGAACTTATTACCAATCTAATCTCATTTCCATACTAATAATTATAGTTAACATGAACACAGTGGAAAGTAACTGTCAGGATAGGCAGGaacttcttcttctgtctgccACTGTCACATGCAAAGCATGCATCGCAGTGCTGCTCATTCATTGCTCAGTGATCAATCAATCCGAAGCgttggagatatttcagctccacaaacagcaaagaCTTGCAGTTTGATGTGTGGGAAAACCACAAAACTCCTTAATTATCTGAAACTCAATCAGAACACAGAAGCAGTggtgatgatgtgatgatgaggTGATTTGAAGAGGAGAAAGACATGTGCTGCTATAGGGCGAGACAGACATTACTCTGGAATCTTTTGGTGCTCCAGGAAGATACAATCCACATACAGAGGGAAAAGAAGTGGAGCTGTTGGAAACATGTAACACTGTTGGTGAATTTTGGTAAAGTAACTTCCATCTATCTGCtaggttcaggtttttgtgCTGATAATCAAGCAGGAGTTCCTTGCTATCTTTCccattttgttcaaatgtgaaGTAATAAATATGGTTATGATATGAGTAATTAGATATGTAAATGCTAGAGTAAAAAGCTGCATGAGTTCAGTATGGAGTGATATGTTAATATGGACATAGCAATATGTTTCTGAGATCAACTCACATCATTTCAACAGGCTGGTTGTCAGCAGAGTGGATCATTACATAGATGTGACATTACAATATTCAATACTGAGAATAAAACAGTCACTGtgagctttaaaagaaaaataaacatctgatAAGATAGTCGATGACATTgctctcatttttaaaaagagagaaagagagacagagtaTTTTGTTATTCCAGACAAGGCAAACTAAGGACGGTGTAgttaactttaaacatttttaacacacTTTGGCAGGAACGATGGGGGAGGAAATGGGTAGTTCAGTTGGGAGGTAGAGAgcgaaaagaaaaaagaatagatGGAGAAAAGAGACAGGTAGTGGGATAGAGCAAGTAGTTTGTGTGAAACACAATTTCCTTCCAATATAAATAGATTCTGGTCTTCATTTTGTTCTCTTTAGATGTATAGGCGATACTGGCCGGTGGACTTCAGCATTTCTAAAACCCTGGGTATGGCCATTCAACAGTGACTGGCATGCTTGTTTTGGTATGAACTGCAGAGTGAGATACCTGTGACACATGAACTTCTTCCCCTCAACAAGCAGAGtcacatcacacagctgctgagcATCCAGGAGCTGCTTTAGTCCTAAAAATACACACATGGAAGGAGAGATAAGGTGGAGAAAACGGACCAGAAAACTACACCTCAGCAGTTGTCTCTCTCACCATGTGTAATGTAGTCCCCCAATGGGGT encodes:
- the si:dkey-260j18.2 gene encoding kelch-like protein 17 produces the protein MNAVRGGTVTWRPQPWQDGDGGGGEPLSDSDSEEEDFPDDSTTPLGDYITHGLKQLLDAQQLCDVTLLVEGKKFMCHRVLLAAVSPYFRAMFTSPLVESRLTEIRLEEVTPSVMETVIQFVYTGEAGLSLDTAEDLFVAANRLQVLPLQDLCSRFLFEHLSVDNCLGMYSLARSHHDQLLLRASLRLVAQHFPRVARQKDFLLLDHGTLGSLLSSDRLGVDSEAEVYDAARRWAEHQPLDRYSHMPALLHHLRPGLLSQEESRRLSQELGPAAAGEGLGGPLRPREGMFEKKIVCVDLTPREDDNLASRDYTVDCFDPRTGKWEKLAALGSLVSPGCTAVGDRLFIAGGILRTGSVSAAVHEYDAVSDRWIARPAMVQPRAMLGLLGCGESLYALGGCNRSALLDSSEILELSTLQWGPGPRLPFPLRAFACAALRGRLYLLGGTTLEQNRAVVHSGVLIYHTMTDCWTRVALDSGATCLAGGVAVRGGVCAIGGYMRDTTKFLDGNYTNLETLDATGRVLFFREGRGSGVEREVTGGGVMVSADQRGGAGGGSDRAPSPVVFPGLPRRIAAGGVARWKRRIYVLGGENGSRFYDSVYCWKPGWRSWVQRREKLPGDTGGVSQFGCTTLKFPKKHILSRLRLAKENCKKPID